The Labeo rohita strain BAU-BD-2019 chromosome 19, IGBB_LRoh.1.0, whole genome shotgun sequence genome window below encodes:
- the LOC127181312 gene encoding C3a anaphylatoxin chemotactic receptor, giving the protein MASNATLLMHSQSDISNHHEKTTVDIDALMDNFTIVLYTITIIFGITGNSVVIWVAGTHLKPNVTNVWLVNLAIADLIFCLTRVTSLVKKLFYDYWPFGVFLCKFNGFFKYANMFCSVFLLAVISVDRALCVWRPVFTRERRTLCAARVVSVGVWIVAVIFSSPYFVYRQVHLGDNNLSKCSLEVKEASKNDNSAKNALYSIRFLCGFLLPFLVILCCYILAGIGIRRTRFSGKSRPLRILAGLVCAFFICWGPYHCLLLAKMVDKKSQAVKVGLPIAKGFAYFNSCVNPVLYFCMGLDVRQRFRQSISGIYRRALMEEGHTSQSQDGTAEESCNSIRKTAGIVRDRPEGMTKV; this is encoded by the exons ATGGCCTCCAATGCAACTCTTCTCATGCACTCCCAGTCAGACATCTCAAACCACCATGAGAAAACTACAGTGGACATTGATGCCCTTATGGATAATTTTACCATTGTCCTCTACACCATTACCATTATCTTCGGCATCACTGGAAACTCTGTGGTCATCTGGGTGGCTGGTACGCATCTGAAGCCCAACGTCACTAACGTTTGGCTGGTCAATCTCGCCATAGCAGACCTGATCTTCTGCTTGACTCGTGTAACTTCGCTTGTCAAAAAACTTTTCTATGACTACTGGCCTTTTGGAGTTTTTCTTTGCAAGTTCAATGGTTTCTTCAAGTATGCCAACATGttctgcagtgtttttcttCTGGCTGTTATCAGTGTGGATCGAGCACTCTGCGTTTGGCGTCCAGTGTTCACCAGAGAACGACGGACGTTATGTGCAGCTCGGGTGGTCAGTGTGGGAGTTTGGATTGTGGCGGTGATCTTTAGTTCACCATACTTTGTTTACCGGCAAGTCCACCTTGGTGACAACAACTTAAGCAAGTGCTCACTGGAG GTAAAAGAAGCatcaaaaaatgacaattcggCAAAGAACGCCTTATACAGCATTCGCTTCTTATGTGGATTCCTGTTGCCCTTCCTGGTGATCCTTTGCTGCTACATTCTAGCTGGCATTGGGATACGCagaacaagattctctggtaaATCTAGGCCTCTCAGGATTCTCGCTGGCCTGGTCTGTGCCTTTTTCATTTGTTGGGGCCCCTACCACTGCCTACTGCTCGCCAAGATGGTAGACAAGAAGAGCCAAGCTGTTAAAGTAGGTCTGCCTATTGCTAAAGGCTTCGCGTATTTCAACAGCTGCGTGAACCCGGTGCTGTACTTCTGCATGGGACTGGATGTTAGGCAACGTTTCAGACAAAGCATATCAGGGATTTATCGCAGAGCACTTATGGAAGAAGGCCACACTTCACAGTCACAGGACGGCACTGCAGAAGAAAGCTGTAATTCCATTCGAAAGACTGCAGGGATCGTTCGAGACAGACCTGAGGGCATGACTAAAGTTTAA
- the si:ch211-171h4.5 gene encoding myelin-associated glycoprotein yields MSGLKVLVVIICILRGAANGKWLIRMPMKIDAINGFCVIIPCQFEIPDSFKPSLNESVEAIWKITSIDGPNVLSSQSTVQSSLKGNVIGNILEKNCTTMFHNVPAGFSDTLFFRLQGPEPLKYTFQQGVNITVHKDIPPPILSPYVQVMEVLEGTRLTLACSTVIICPSIQPLMNWNPQLGEQLTPALQEGEFGQTVLVSSQTFNVTPLIDHLKISCSLLYSYGAIRSAETNITLRVLYAPKNTIALVSPSDPASEGNVVMLSCHSDANPAVQRYEWYKDSGSGKLEFQNQGQTLTMIARSTVQGLYVCKVYNSHGTDQSRPVTVDINSCQCSITPYIICGLLALFLIFITAVDLVKYKSLLKRLQAFENSQEPIAYATLHGTSDSVYNEIQTRASRTEDDYENRNFGKPHPK; encoded by the exons ATGAGTGGATTAAAAGTCCTGGTGGTAATAATCTGTATTTTGAGAG GTGCTGCCAATGGCAAATGGCTAATAAGGATGCCTATGAAAATAGATGCGATAAATGGCTTCTGTGTTATAATTCCATGTCAGTTTGAGATCCCCGACTCATTCAAACCATCCCTAAACGAATCTGTTGAGGCAATTTGGAAAATAACAAGCATAGACGGGCCAAACGTGCTTAGTTCACAAAGTACAGTGCAGTCTTCTCTAAAAGGAAATGTGATTGGCAACATCTTAGAGAAAAATTGCACGACTATGTTTCACAACGTTCCTGCTGGATTCAGTGACACATTATTCTTTAGACTTCAGGGTCCTGAACCTCTCAAGTACACATTTCAGCAAGGAGTAAACATCACAGTCCATAAAG ACATTCCCCCGCCTATCTTGAGCCCATATGTTCAGGTGATGGAAGTTTTAGAGGGCACCAGATTGACACTAGCCTGTTCCACTGTGATCATATGTCCCTCAATCCAACCTCTGATGAACTGGAACCCACAGCTTGGAGAACAGCTCACACCAGCCCTACAG GAGGGTGAATTCGGACAAACAGTGTTGGTCTCCTCTCAGACATTCAATGTGACTCCTCTAATCGACCACCTGAAAATCTCCTGCTCTCTTTTGTACTCCTACGGTGCCATAAGATCAGCTGAAACCAACATTACTCTTAGAGTGTTGT ATGCTCCCAAAAACACCATAGCCCTGGTTAGTCCATCGGATCCAGCATCTGAAGGCAATGTGGTGATGCTGAGCTGTCATAGCGATGCCAACCCTGCCGTCCAGCGCTATGAGTGGTACAAAGATAGTGGATCTGGAAAGCTAGAATTTCAAAATCAAGGACAGACTCTAACAATGATAGCCAGAAGTACCGTTCAGGGTCTGTATGTCTGCAAGGTCTACAACAGCCATGGGACCGACCAGTCGAGGCCTGTCACTGTGGACATAAATA GTTGCCAGTGCTCCATTACACCGTACATTATATGTGGACTTCTGGCACTTTTCTTAATTTTCATCACTGCAGTGGATTTGGTCAAATACAAAAG CCTGTTAAAAAGACTTCAA GCATTTGAAAATTCACAAGAACCCATAGCCTACGCCACCCTCCACGGGACCAGTGACTCGGTGTACAATGAAATACAG